One Suricata suricatta isolate VVHF042 chromosome X, meerkat_22Aug2017_6uvM2_HiC, whole genome shotgun sequence genomic region harbors:
- the SLC25A43 gene encoding solute carrier family 25 member 43: MNLEKIWKGPRDRFSLLQNFANVCLAAAVTQTLSFPFDTVKRKMQAQSPYLPHRGGVDVHFSGAADCFWQIVKAQGVLALWSGLTANLLKIVPYFGVMFGTFEFCKRICLYQNGYTVSPLSYQLTPGVDQSLKPQELREFKKFFKTRQLKSKKPTL, from the exons ATGAACCTGGAGAAAATCTGGAAGGGACCCCGAGATCGGTTCTCTCTCCTCCAGAACTTTGCCAATGTCTGCCTCGCCGCTGCAGTAACCCagaccctctcctttcctttcgaCACAGTGAAGAGAAAGATGCAG GCTCAGAGTCCGTACCTTCCGCACCGTGGAGGAGTGGACGTCCATTTCTCGGGAGCAGCGGACTGCTTCTGGCAGATAGTCAAGGCCCAAGGGGTCCTGGCGCTCTGGAGTGGACTGACAGCCAACTTGCTAAAG ataGTTCCGTATTTCGGAGTTATGTTTGGCACCTTTGAGTTTTGCAAGAGAATCTGTCTTTACCAAAATGGTTACACTGTGTCTCCTCTGAGCTATCAATTGACTCCAGGGGTGGATCAGAGTTTGAAGCCCCAGGAATTGCGGGaatttaaaaagttcttcaaAACCAGACAGCTAAAGTCTAAGAAACCAACCCTTTAA